TAATCGTATTCCCTATGATTGCGGATCTCCTTTAGCCTATCTCATGCGCAGTTTAGAAAACCTCAAGGAAGAGCGAAGATTAGAAGTGAAGATATTGGCGCATAAACAGGCAGAGTTGAAATATGGCAAGAGCAAGGGAGGAGACAAGTATGGCGTTTAACAGACAAAAAGGCATTATCAGAGGCTCGATGGCTGCTAGAATACGTCCGACAGAACCGAAACCAGTACAAGAGATAGTGATGGAGATTGAGTATTTTGATAAAACAACAGAAACAATTTCACTCACCTATAACCTAGAAGAACTACAGAGATTAGTATCTAGCTCTTTCAGTACAGGAGCTAGTATGAATTTTCCAAGTGCACGACCACCTTTTACAATCAACCCAAGATGGGTGAAGAAGGTGACCTACAAAGTAAAAGGGGTGATTCCATGTGACTAAGCCTATCCAAAACCGAGTGAAGGAACTACGAAAACAAGCAGGTCTAACCCAGCAAGAGCTTGCAGATCAGCTTGGAGTTATTCGTAAGACAATCTCAAATTGGGAAAGAGGAACGAATCGGATCAGTCCTGAACATACTGAAAACCTAGCTAGATTTTTTCAAGTGTCGGTTGGATACTTATTAGGCGTGAGTTCAGATCGCAAAGCAAGTTCAGATTTAGGTCACTATGTAGCTTATCGTCTTAAAAGTGAGAAGTGAACCTAATAGTTCTTCAAAAAATAAATGACCTAAGCAAGTCATAAAACTACTTGAAGTTCTTTGACAATTGAATACCCCCACTGTCCTGATTAGCGGAACTAAGCATAAAAAAGAAAAAGGGCGGTGTGTAGCTAGAAAAAGATATCTAGCGCTGTTCCGCCACGTAAAGGCATAGCTAGTTAAAGCTATAAGCCGAAGGAGTTTGCGGTAAACTAGACTCAAAACCGTGCGTAAGAAACACAGTAGAAATGCTACGGCATTAACTCGGCATGGCTGTAAATCAGCCTTTGATTCACAAGGAGGAAAATGATGAATCAAATAAATTCAACAAGTGAGGTAACCCTCACAGATTTAAGACGATTAGGAATGCAAGGAGGTGCAACAGCCCTTCTTGACAATGGTGAAGAAGTCAAGTTGACGAAAAAATATGGTTTAATCTCTCGGAAAGGATACGTTGAAGGAAAACTTGTAACGGTTGCGACAATCGCAAATTATGGGAATATTTATAAAAGCATACGCACCATTAAACGTGGCAATATTCTTGTAGCCCGTAAAGTCAAACGAGGGAAACAGTCTATTTTACAATTAACTGGCAAAGGTTACCATAGACCGATCGTTCCATCTTAACAGATAGAGTCCTCATCTGTCTGTTTTGAAGAGCAAAGAAAGCCTCTTTCTTTGCTGTTGAAAGCAGATAGGTGTAAAGGAAAGAGAAGTAGATGAGTAGATTGAACTCATAACAAAAATAAAGAAATAAAAAATAGGAGTAACACATTATGAAACAAGTTTCTAAAACAATTTTAACAACTATTGCAACAATTGCTGCTCTTAATGCAGGACAACAAGCAGTTCAAGCAGAAGAATTATCAAAAGTAGATCCTCAAAAGACTGAAGTCGATCAAGTTCAAAAAAGAAGTAACTCAAGCAGATGTGACGGCAAGTCAAACAAAAGTAACTGCCGCAAATACAGCAGTTAAAGCGCAGGAAACAGCTGTTGCGACAGCTAGACAAGAAGTCACAGTTGCTGAAAAGAAAGCAAGTACTGCACAAACTAATCTTTCTCAAGCAGAGAAAGTAGTTGCTGAAGCAACACCAGGAAATATTTCTAAAGCAGAACAGACGGTGAAAAATACGCAAACGGCTGTAGAAAATGCTGAGAAAGCTGTTACAGCAAGTCAAGCAGCTCAAACACAAGCTCAATCAGTTGTCACAAGTCAGGAAAAAGTTACGAAACAGGCACAGGAAGCGGTGAAGGTAAAACAGGGTGAAGTAAGTAAAGCCAAAGAAAAAGTTGCGCAAAAACAAGCGATTTTAGATGGTACAGGCACAAAAGAAATCATTGAAAAAGCTGAACAAACACAAGCTAAGGTTAATGCTGATAAAGAAGCAGTTGCCAAAGCTCAAACGAACTTGGTTGAAGCGAAGCAAGCAGACGCTAAGCGTGAGAAAGCTCTAGCGTCCGCTGAAAAAGAAGTACAGATTGCTAAAGCTACTGAACAAGAAACAGGACTTGATTATGCGCATAAAGTAAATGATGCAAATAAAACAGCCGATAAACTCTTTGAAGCTGATTCTAACTTAACAAAAGCCAATCATAAAGTTGAAGCTATCAATACGATTACGCTTTCGCAAGATTATATTGCAGCTCTACGAGACTATAATCAAAACTTTACTAAATATAGTAAAGCAGAATTAAAGGCTCAAACTGATAAGCTGGTTGCTATGGGAAAGGCACTCGCTAAACAGAATCAATTTAAAACGAATCAAGATGATAGTGATCTTGATACCTTAGATTTGAATCATCTCCCAGCCGAAGTTCGAGAAGAGATGTCTCTCTTTGCGGCTGATTTGCTCAATCAAATTCGTGCAGCTTTTGGAACAGCGAAAGTTGAAGTTTCTAGAGGTGCAACTGAAGCAGTTAATGAACATGTTTCCACTTCTGCAACGAATGGTGTGAAAGGTCATGATCGAGTAAATCTAGATCGAGTACTAGCTAAAGTAGGCATTACTAGCGGAACAGAAGAAAGCATTGGCTTAATGGGTGGATCTGGTTCTGCTCGGAAACAACAGAGAATCAGTCCACGTGAGTTAAAACGACTGATTTATAATAACATCTTGAACTTGATGTTTAATGCTTTTGAAGATGTAGAGGATAATGAAAACAATGAGTTTCTCCATGCTGGAACGCTAGCTGGATTATCTGAAAGCGGTGTGAAAAAGGCTTACTTAGGAGTCGGTACATCTTATAAAGATGACTTTTGGCAAGTAGTCAACTTCCTCTTTGTGTATGATAAGGCTCTTACACAACCAAATACCTTTGACGCCAAGCATTGTCTAATCCATTTGATAGTAAGGAAGTCTTAGTCCGTCAAAAAGCGGCGCAAAGCGCTTATGATTTAGCTAAGAAAGCTGACGAACAAGCCAAAGCGAATCAAGCCCAAGCAGAAACAGACTATCAAAAAGCGAAAGAGAAGCTAGCGCTTGTGACTGCTAAACGGGATAGTTTGAAAGCTGAAACTCCTTTAACTCCTGCCGCAGAAACAGCTCTCACAAAAGCACAGGAAACGTTGAAAGTAGATGAAGCAGAAAACAAAGCGGCACAAAAGGCGGTGAAGCAACTAACTGCGGATGTTAAGGCGAAACAAGAAGCTTTAGCGCAAGCCAAAGCGGAATTAGCTCAAACAGAAACAGAGTTAAAAGCTCTTGAAGCGATTCTTTCAACGGAACAATCCACTTTAGCTGCTAAACAAGCAACTCTTGCACAAGCAAGAAGACTTGTTAAACAACGTGAAGCTGAATTAGTACAAGTAAAAGAACACCGTACAAAAGCACAAGCAGTTGTTGCTCAATTGAAAGCCGCTCCAGCCATGCTGAAACAAGCTCAAATGGCTTATCGCTCTGCTAAACAAATGTTATTTGAAAAGAAAGAAATATTAGGACGTGAAGAAGCTAAATTGACTGTATTAAAAGCTGAACAAGCAGAAGTGACAAAACAACATCAAGCACTTGTGAAGATTTATCAAGAACAATTGGAAGCAGAACGTCAAGCTAAATTAGCGGAACAAAAAGCAGTTATTGAAAAAGCAGGCGGACAAGCAGTTCCAGTCTTTGATGAAACTGGTAAATTGGTTTCTTACGAAAGTATGTATAAACAAGCTACACAATTATTAGTGGGAAGTCAATCAACTGTTCAGCCAGTTCAGGTAAATTATTCAACTCGTTTGAAAAAGCACTTCCTTCTACTGGTGAAAAAGGCTCAATCTTGAGTGCAATTGGTGGATTGCTTCTAATTGGCTTTAGCTTTGTGGAATATAAAAGAAAAGAAGTGAAATAAGGAGCAAGTATGTATTTAATGTATTTTCGGATGGCTCGTGCGCCAGCCTTGGATTGAGTGTATCAAATGGGAAATGTTAATTATTAGTTTAAAATACAAGGAGAAACTGAAAACATGAAATCAAATGAAACAAAAACGTATGGTTCTATCCGTAAGATTAAGGCTTATGGTGCTTGTGGAGTTATTTTAGGGCTTGCTGCTTTAGCTGTGGCAACAGCGCAAACAAGCTATGCTGATGAGGCAACAACTACTCCGAAACGGCTACAAATTTGCCAGCTAGTCAGCCTGCGCAAACCCAAGCCGCTAAACAAACGATTGCTCAGGCGAATCAAGCCCAAGGAACTGTAAATGTCACAGTAGATAATTCGCAAGTTAATCAAGCAGCTAACCAAGCTCAAAATGCTGGTGTTAAGGTTGTACAAGATACTCCAGTTGATAAGGGTACAACGAATACGGTTAACTGAAACGCAAAAGGCACAAGCTGAAATTGCAGCAGATCAAGCAAAACAAAAAGCTGCGGTTGAACAAACAACGGCTGATTATCAAAAAGCGGAAAGTGGATCATGCAAAAGCGGTTGAAGAAACCAAGCAAAAGAATGCGCAAATTGAAGCAGAAAATAAAGCTTTGAAAGAAGCACATGACAAGGCTAGCCAACAAGCAGCGCAAACCAATCAAGCAGTGGAACAAGTGAAAGCTAAGATTAAAGCTGAGTTTCCAGATGCCAAAGTGACGGAGACCACTAAAGAACTTAAAGTGGATCCAACCAAAACGTCTTATGATGCCTATACAAAAGTTGTCGATCAAGTAAAGCTGAAAATAAAAAAAGCTACTGAACCTATCAAGCTGAAAAAGCGAAAGAAAATCAAGAAATCGCAGAGACAAAGGCTTATAACGAAGCGGTGCAAAAACGCAATAGTGAGAACAAGGCAAAAGTAGAAGCCGAAAATGCAGAAATTGCCAAACGCAACCAAGCTCAGTTGGCTCATAAACAATCTGTTGAAGCAGAAAATGAAGCAATCAAAAAACGCAATGCAGCCGGTCAAGCAAAGGTAGATGCAGAAAACAAGGAAATTGATAAATTCAATAAGGAAGTTGCGGAATTTAACAAGTCTGAAGATGAGCGGGTTGCGAAAGAAAAAAGCGCAAGCTGAAAAAGATAAGGCAAAAGACGGTTATTTGTCTCAAGCGTCAGTTCAGAATTTAATTTATAATCAGAACCAAATGCAACATTTGAAGTGTTGACACCTAATTCTGGTTATCCAAGCTCTTAGTTCAGGTGATGAAATATATGGACCACAAGAAAAATTGCTCAAGGTAATTTGTTGGTACGATTAATTTAAAACAAGGTAAGAGTATTCAAGTAAAATATAGCAATCTTCAAAATTCTTTTTACAATGGTAAGAAAATTTCTAGTGTGTGTTGACTTATACTAATAAAACAAAAGATCCAAATCCTAAAGCAGACTTAGGAATGGCGTTCTTTAAAGATCCAACAAAGACATTTTGGCTATTTACAACGACAATAGTGATACGATTCCAACTGAAGTGGGCATTGACTTAGAATTTTTTGATGATAAAGGTCAAAAAATTTCTTTGACAAAAGATGAAGCGTTGATTGGACTTGCTTCACTGAATAATGATACTACGATGAATGGTGCAAATGCTCAACGTTCCGCAATTGAACAAGTACGGGTTAATAATGGTGAAATTGTTGAAATTACCGGAAGCAGTGTTAAAAAACATGGAAATTTAGCTTATTCTGATACAGATAATCACTTTAAATCTGCTGGCTCGAAATTTGAGCAAGATGATTGGGATACAGGAACGAGTAGTAGTCGTTATTATGGTGCTGCTGTAGCTAAATTTAAGAATGTAGATAAAATTTCTTTAACGTCTATTTCTTATAAACGTCCTACGGTTTGGTTAGCTATCAATTCTGAAATTGCAGTACCAAAAGTTCCGACTGCACCACGTTATAAAGAATCGAAATCTCATAAGACTTTTACTCCTGAAAAACTCAAAGAAGTTCCAACTCCTAAATTGGAAGAGTTGAAGAAGTTCGTTCCTGAAAAGGAAAAAACTGTACCAACTCCAAAAGTTAAATTGATGTTGGTAAAAGTGAATGGTGTACCAACTCCAATCTATAAGCCAAAAGAAAAAGAACCAACTGCTCCCGTAGTGCCAACGGTACATGTTCATGATTATAAATTATCTACTCGTCCGCAAATTGCGAAAGCTGTTGAAAATTCGGATAAGATGAATATTAACGGTCAGTATGTTGCTAAAAACTCGCTTAATCGTTTTGCTTTGCAGACGGAAGTTCTTCCTGCTAATCGAACAACTTATACAAAGTTAGTCTTTAATGACCATTTACCATCAGGCTTTAAGTTAGATGTAGAAAAAACAAAAGAAGCCAATAAAGGCTATGAGGTTGTTTATAATGAAAAAACGAATTTCTTGAGCTTTACAGCTAAAAAAGAAATCCTTGATGCAGTTAATAAAAACCGTGCGAAGGAATATCAATTGGAGGCATTGTCTGTCTGGGGTCGTCCCTCAGAATGACGCTGCAGATTACGAAAATGTCTTTGAAATGGTTGTAAACGAAGGACATAGTAAGGGTGGCTATACACG
This Streptococcus anginosus DNA region includes the following protein-coding sequences:
- a CDS encoding thiopurine S-methyltransferase; translation: MAARIRPTEPKPVQEIVMEIEYFDKTTETISLTYNLEELQRLVSSSFSTGASMNFPSARPPFTINPRWVKKVTYKVKGVIPCD
- a CDS encoding helix-turn-helix domain-containing protein; the protein is MTKPIQNRVKELRKQAGLTQQELADQLGVIRKTISNWERGTNRISPEHTENLARFFQVSVGYLLGVSSDRKASSDLGHYVAYRLKSEK
- a CDS encoding SEC10/PgrA surface exclusion domain-containing protein, with translation MTASQTKVTAANTAVKAQETAVATARQEVTVAEKKASTAQTNLSQAEKVVAEATPGNISKAEQTVKNTQTAVENAEKAVTASQAAQTQAQSVVTSQEKVTKQAQEAVKVKQGEVSKAKEKVAQKQAILDGTGTKEIIEKAEQTQAKVNADKEAVAKAQTNLVEAKQADAKREKALASAEKEVQIAKATEQETGLDYAHKVNDANKTADKLFEADSNLTKANHKVEAINTITLSQDYIAALRDYNQNFTKYSKAELKAQTDKLVAMGKALAKQNQFKTNQDDSDLDTLDLNHLPAEVREEMSLFAADLLNQIRAAFGTAKVEVSRGATEAVNEHVSTSATNGVKGHDRVNLDRVLAKVGITSGTEESIGLMGGSGSARKQQRISPRELKRLIYNNILNLMFNAFEDVEDNENNEFLHAGTLAGLSESGVKKAYLGVGTSYKDDFWQVVNFLFVYDKALTQPNTFDAKHCLIHLIVRKS
- a CDS encoding coiled-coil domain-containing protein, coding for MSNPFDSKEVLVRQKAAQSAYDLAKKADEQAKANQAQAETDYQKAKEKLALVTAKRDSLKAETPLTPAAETALTKAQETLKVDEAENKAAQKAVKQLTADVKAKQEALAQAKAELAQTETELKALEAILSTEQSTLAAKQATLAQARRLVKQREAELVQVKEHRTKAQAVVAQLKAAPAMLKQAQMAYRSAKQMLFEKKEILGREEAKLTVLKAEQAEVTKQHQALVKIYQEQLEAERQAKLAEQKAVIEKAGGQAVPVFDETGKLVSYESMYKQATQLLVGSQSTVQPVQVNYSTRLKKHFLLLVKKAQS
- a CDS encoding GbpC/Spa domain-containing protein; translated protein: MAIYNDNSDTIPTEVGIDLEFFDDKGQKISLTKDEALIGLASLNNDTTMNGANAQRSAIEQVRVNNGEIVEITGSSVKKHGNLAYSDTDNHFKSAGSKFEQDDWDTGTSSSRYYGAAVAKFKNVDKISLTSISYKRPTVWLAINSEIAVPKVPTAPRYKESKSHKTFTPEKLKEVPTPKLEELKKFVPEKEKTVPTPKVKLMLVKVNGVPTPIYKPKEKEPTAPVVPTVHVHDYKLSTRPQIAKAVENSDKMNINGQYVAKNSLNRFALQTEVLPANRTTYTKLVFNDHLPSGFKLDVEKTKEANKGYEVVYNEKTNFLSFTAKKEILDAVNKNRAKEYQLEALSVWGRPSE